In one Catenulispora sp. EB89 genomic region, the following are encoded:
- a CDS encoding lectin, with translation MTLSRRTLLSSALTGTALAAVAGSELTSAFAGPAPATAAGAARPAASAAGDVVGKITVGYQGWFACIGDGAPINAWWHWSQNESQAPTPSNQNLKAWPDMSIYSNGYRTGYANLGNGAAPNLFSSYDQSTVNAHFSLMQQHGCDTAALQRFDPNGSEGPTRNAVTAKVNTAAQQYGRKFYIMYDASGWTNMKTEMPADWTNVMSQYASSSAYAHQNGKPVVGIWGFGFNDANHPWSAADCLSVVQWFKDQGCYVMGGVPTYWRTGVNDSRAGYQSVYSAFNMISPWMVGRIGSANDSNNFYTNVNVGDQSYCNSNGIDYQPCVLPGDLSARQRAHGDFMWAQFYNMVRVGAQGIYISMFDEYGEGNQILNTAATQASVPTNSGLLSLDEDGTACSADYYLRLTGDGGRMLKGQLALTSTRPTPPEVSGGGGGGCGTLTANQQLTVNQSTLSCDGRFSLILQGDGNLVLYQGSTALWASNTVGKASARAILQGDGNFVIYDGNGSPLWASNTAGNNGAYLTVQNDGNTVIFSSSGATLWSTGTGGH, from the coding sequence ATGACGCTCTCCCGACGCACCCTGCTTTCCTCAGCCCTGACCGGCACGGCCCTCGCCGCCGTCGCCGGCAGCGAGCTGACCTCGGCCTTCGCCGGACCCGCCCCCGCAACCGCCGCCGGAGCCGCGCGCCCCGCTGCCTCGGCGGCCGGGGACGTGGTCGGCAAGATCACGGTCGGCTACCAGGGCTGGTTCGCCTGCATCGGCGACGGGGCGCCGATCAACGCCTGGTGGCACTGGAGCCAGAACGAGTCGCAGGCTCCGACGCCGAGCAACCAGAACCTCAAAGCGTGGCCGGACATGTCCATATACAGCAACGGCTACCGCACCGGCTACGCGAATCTCGGCAACGGCGCCGCGCCGAACCTCTTCTCCTCCTACGACCAGTCCACGGTCAACGCGCACTTCTCGCTGATGCAGCAGCACGGCTGCGACACCGCCGCCCTCCAGCGCTTCGACCCGAACGGCAGCGAGGGCCCGACCCGCAACGCCGTCACCGCCAAGGTCAACACCGCCGCGCAGCAGTACGGCCGCAAGTTCTACATCATGTACGACGCCTCGGGCTGGACGAACATGAAGACCGAGATGCCCGCCGACTGGACGAACGTGATGTCGCAGTACGCCTCGTCCTCGGCCTACGCGCACCAGAACGGCAAGCCCGTGGTCGGCATCTGGGGCTTCGGCTTCAACGACGCGAACCACCCCTGGTCCGCCGCCGACTGTCTGTCGGTCGTGCAGTGGTTCAAGGACCAGGGCTGCTACGTGATGGGCGGCGTGCCGACCTACTGGCGCACCGGCGTCAACGACTCGCGCGCGGGCTACCAGAGCGTCTACTCGGCCTTCAACATGATCTCGCCGTGGATGGTCGGCCGCATCGGCTCGGCCAACGACTCGAACAACTTCTACACCAACGTCAACGTCGGCGACCAGTCCTACTGCAACTCCAACGGCATCGACTACCAGCCCTGCGTCCTGCCCGGCGACCTCTCGGCCCGCCAGCGCGCCCACGGCGACTTCATGTGGGCGCAGTTCTACAACATGGTGCGCGTCGGCGCGCAGGGCATCTACATCTCCATGTTCGACGAGTACGGCGAGGGCAACCAGATCCTCAACACCGCCGCGACCCAGGCGTCCGTCCCCACCAACTCCGGCCTGCTCTCCCTGGACGAGGACGGCACGGCGTGCAGCGCGGACTACTACCTGCGCCTGACCGGAGACGGCGGCAGGATGCTCAAGGGCCAGCTCGCCCTCACCTCGACGCGGCCCACCCCGCCGGAGGTCTCCGGCGGGGGCGGTGGCGGCTGCGGCACTCTGACCGCCAACCAGCAGCTCACGGTGAACCAGTCCACGCTCTCGTGCGACGGCCGCTTCTCCCTGATCCTGCAAGGCGACGGCAACCTCGTGCTCTACCAAGGCAGCACGGCGCTGTGGGCCTCGAACACGGTCGGCAAGGCCAGCGCGAGGGCGATCCTGCAGGGCGACGGCAACTTCGTGATCTACGACGGCAACGGCTCCCCGCTGTGGGCCAGCAACACGGCCGGCAACAACGGCGCCTATCTGACGGTGCAGAACGACGGCAACACCGTCATCTTCAGCTCCAGCGGCGCGACGCTGTGGAGCACCGGGACCGGAGGGCACTGA
- a CDS encoding ABC transporter permease codes for MTSLTTTPTPAPTRAPFPALLHAEWIKLRTIRSTTITVAIAVVLSLGVGLMDVLSVTGHWATMSAADRAAFDPVGDPLSGFQFGELALGALGVLAVTNEYATGMIRTTLTAVPRRSRGYLAKALTLGAFALVLSQLLAFATFLLGQLVLRRQHLNISLTEPHVLRAVACAGLYMAVVAMAGFGLGALLRHTAAALSAMFALIFLTYPVARTFEGSTYLLDHLTPINAATRLATLTPPTGAHAARIPSLAFSLFDLGLYLVVFVGAGAWRATRDA; via the coding sequence ATGACCAGCCTCACCACCACCCCAACCCCTGCCCCCACCCGAGCACCCTTCCCAGCCCTCCTCCACGCCGAGTGGATCAAACTCCGCACCATCCGCTCCACCACCATCACCGTCGCGATCGCCGTCGTGCTGAGCCTCGGCGTCGGCCTGATGGACGTCCTCTCCGTCACCGGCCACTGGGCCACCATGTCCGCCGCCGACCGCGCGGCGTTCGATCCAGTCGGCGATCCGCTCAGCGGCTTTCAGTTCGGTGAGCTCGCGCTCGGTGCCCTCGGGGTGCTGGCCGTCACCAACGAGTACGCCACCGGCATGATCCGCACCACGCTCACCGCCGTGCCGCGCAGGTCACGCGGCTATCTTGCCAAGGCGCTGACGCTCGGCGCGTTCGCACTGGTCCTCTCGCAGCTGCTCGCCTTCGCCACGTTCCTGCTCGGCCAGCTCGTGCTGCGCCGGCAGCACCTGAACATCTCGCTCACCGAGCCCCACGTGCTGCGCGCCGTCGCGTGCGCCGGGCTCTACATGGCCGTCGTGGCGATGGCCGGGTTCGGCCTCGGCGCGCTGCTGCGCCACACCGCCGCGGCGCTGTCGGCGATGTTCGCGCTGATCTTCCTCACCTATCCGGTGGCGCGCACCTTCGAGGGCAGCACCTACCTGCTCGACCACCTCACCCCGATCAACGCCGCCACCCGGCTCGCCACGCTCACCCCGCCGACCGGGGCGCACGCCGCGCGCATCCCCTCGCTCGCCTTCTCGCTGTTCGATCTCGGCCTCTACCTGGTCGTGTTCGTGGGCGCCGGCGCCTGGCGCGCGACCCGTGACGCGTGA
- a CDS encoding ABC transporter ATP-binding protein gives MNLPSSPPPIEVQGLTRRFGHETAVDDLSFQIAPGKVTGFLGPNGAGKSTTLRMILGLDTPHAGRALIHGRPFRTLPQPLREVGALLDAGAVHPGRRARDHLAWLATSNRLPAGRVEHVLELTGLSGVAGKRVGSFSLGMRQRLGIAAALLGDPPVLLLDEPVNGLDPEGIRWIRTLMKSLAAEGRAVLVSSHLISEMALTADHLVIIGRGRLLADTEAARFLADAGPGASLEDAYMRLTASEVEYRAIS, from the coding sequence ATGAACCTCCCCAGCTCCCCGCCGCCGATCGAAGTCCAGGGCCTGACCAGGCGATTCGGCCATGAGACGGCGGTCGACGACCTCAGCTTCCAGATCGCGCCGGGCAAGGTCACCGGCTTCCTCGGCCCGAACGGCGCCGGCAAGTCCACGACGCTGCGCATGATCCTGGGCCTGGACACCCCGCACGCCGGCCGCGCCCTGATCCACGGCCGCCCCTTCCGCACGCTCCCCCAGCCGCTGCGCGAAGTCGGCGCACTCCTGGACGCCGGCGCCGTCCACCCCGGCCGCCGAGCCCGCGACCACCTGGCGTGGCTGGCGACGAGCAACCGCCTGCCCGCCGGCCGCGTGGAGCACGTACTGGAGCTGACGGGCCTGTCGGGCGTGGCGGGCAAGCGGGTCGGCTCGTTCTCGCTGGGCATGCGCCAGCGCCTCGGCATCGCCGCCGCACTCCTCGGCGACCCCCCGGTCCTGCTGCTGGACGAACCGGTCAACGGCCTGGACCCGGAAGGCATCCGCTGGATCCGCACCCTGATGAAGTCCCTGGCCGCCGAAGGCCGCGCAGTACTGGTCTCCAGCCACCTGATCAGCGAGATGGCCCTGACCGCCGACCACCTGGTCATCATCGGCCGAGGCCGCCTCCTCGCCGACACCGAGGCCGCACGCTTCCTCGCCGACGCCGGACCGGGCGCCTCGCTGGAGGACGCGTACATGCGGCTGACCGCCTCGGAGGTGGAGTACCGGGCGATTTCTTAG
- a CDS encoding sensor histidine kinase: protein MDLPAVPPLLAWVRPAWWRAADAAAAVLFGAVSALMLAKHADGTLPILGALVGAVALAWPIAARSRRPATAFLLSLVALGAIAAWQPRSAPAALVTVGVTLYAVAARAKSPAAIAALCAGIAAATATALPDFKHSGGAVLFGSIYLVVWTIGFATAMHRRYTTLTLRTRLDRQRMDIARELHDVVAHHMSVITVQAGYGGLLLDGGGGDDDCDDDAATPDVARAREALAVIETTGRQALEEMRRLVEVLQAEQGAPPEAGLAPAPGLADLPRLIDHAANAGVRVTLTTSGPERALPPGEDLAAYRIVQEALTNVIKHAGTDAATLNLSFSDEHVEIQVSNGPAKPKRGGPHDAPPSPARGTAGMRERAQLYGGELHAGPTTGGGYRVRARLPLPSPTEAPKAP from the coding sequence ATGGATCTTCCCGCGGTCCCGCCGCTGTTGGCGTGGGTGCGTCCCGCGTGGTGGCGGGCTGCGGACGCCGCGGCGGCAGTGCTCTTCGGCGCGGTGTCCGCCCTGATGCTGGCCAAGCACGCCGACGGCACGCTGCCGATCCTCGGCGCGCTGGTCGGCGCCGTGGCGTTGGCCTGGCCGATCGCCGCCCGCTCCCGGCGCCCGGCGACAGCGTTCCTGCTCTCGCTCGTCGCGCTGGGAGCCATCGCCGCCTGGCAGCCGCGCTCGGCCCCGGCCGCGCTGGTCACGGTCGGCGTCACGCTCTACGCGGTGGCCGCACGCGCCAAGTCTCCCGCCGCGATCGCCGCACTCTGCGCCGGGATCGCCGCCGCCACGGCCACAGCACTCCCGGACTTCAAGCACTCCGGCGGCGCGGTCCTGTTCGGCTCGATCTACCTCGTCGTCTGGACGATCGGCTTCGCAACAGCGATGCACCGCCGCTACACCACCCTCACCCTCCGCACCCGACTCGATCGCCAACGCATGGACATCGCCCGCGAACTCCACGACGTCGTCGCGCACCACATGAGCGTGATCACCGTCCAAGCCGGATACGGTGGCCTGCTCCTCGACGGCGGCGGCGGTGATGACGACTGCGACGACGACGCCGCCACGCCCGACGTGGCACGCGCCCGCGAAGCACTGGCCGTCATCGAAACCACCGGCCGCCAAGCCCTGGAAGAGATGCGCCGCCTGGTCGAAGTACTGCAAGCCGAGCAGGGCGCCCCACCAGAAGCGGGCCTTGCCCCAGCCCCGGGCCTGGCCGACCTGCCACGCCTGATCGACCACGCCGCGAACGCCGGCGTCCGCGTGACGCTGACGACCAGCGGCCCCGAGCGCGCCCTCCCACCCGGCGAGGACCTGGCCGCCTACCGCATCGTGCAGGAAGCCCTGACCAACGTGATCAAGCACGCCGGCACCGACGCGGCCACCCTGAACCTCTCCTTCAGCGACGAACACGTCGAGATCCAAGTGAGTAACGGTCCTGCGAAGCCCAAGCGCGGCGGTCCCCACGACGCGCCGCCGTCCCCAGCCCGCGGCACAGCCGGAATGCGCGAGCGCGCGCAGCTCTACGGCGGCGAACTTCACGCCGGTCCCACCACCGGCGGCGGCTACCGTGTCCGGGCACGTCTACCGCTGCCGTCTCCCACGGAAGCGCCGAAGGCCCCATGA
- a CDS encoding response regulator, with protein MTLRVLVADDQHLLRAGISGILRAAPDIEVVGEARDGEEAVELAQTHHPDVTLMDIRMPAVDGIEATRRIVAAAPDARVLILTTFDLDAYVYDALRAGASGFLLKDTPPRKLIEAVRTVAAGETLLAPAITKRLIARFTAHPITPAPTPEDLRVLTDREREVLALVAEGLTNDEIARRLYIGQGTAKTHVRNLLAKLGARDRVHLVILAYQTGLVEIDRR; from the coding sequence ATGACCCTCCGCGTCCTGGTCGCCGACGACCAACACCTCCTGCGCGCCGGCATCAGCGGAATCCTCCGCGCCGCCCCGGACATCGAGGTCGTCGGCGAGGCGCGCGACGGCGAGGAGGCCGTCGAGCTCGCGCAGACCCACCACCCCGACGTGACCCTCATGGACATCCGCATGCCCGCCGTCGACGGCATCGAGGCCACCCGCCGCATCGTCGCCGCCGCACCCGATGCCAGGGTCCTGATCCTGACCACCTTCGATCTCGACGCCTACGTCTACGATGCGCTACGCGCCGGCGCCAGCGGCTTCCTCCTCAAGGACACGCCGCCCCGCAAGCTGATCGAAGCCGTCCGCACCGTCGCCGCCGGCGAAACACTCCTCGCCCCGGCGATCACCAAGCGCCTCATCGCCCGCTTCACCGCCCACCCCATCACTCCCGCGCCGACCCCGGAAGACCTCAGGGTCCTGACCGACCGCGAACGCGAAGTCCTCGCGCTCGTCGCCGAAGGCCTGACCAACGACGAGATCGCCCGCCGCCTCTACATCGGCCAGGGCACCGCCAAGACGCACGTCCGCAACCTGCTCGCGAAGCTGGGCGCGCGCGACCGCGTCCACCTGGTGATCCTTGCCTACCAGACCGGGCTCGTCGAGATCGACAGGCGCTGA
- a CDS encoding glycoside hydrolase family 28 protein gives MRRSIVRVLRQSLFPLVALVVAVPAAGAFASSTALAAPAASHPATQAALPVFNVKNYGAAGNGTHNDTSAINKAIVAANAASGGGVVEVPSGTYLSANSIHMLSNVTIQLDAGSTIVGSGAKTYDAPEPNPYDKYQDYGHSHFHDAMIWGDKLSNIGFTGSGTIDGGGHLVPGTPASGQADKIISLTRCTGLTLSGITLRRGGHFGALVNGCTNVVSDHLTIATTGNRDGWNIISTTNVTITNIKIASNDDALVFKSDWALGKTLPSGHVSVDGAVLSSQCCNALMFGSETCGPFTDYTFNHITITGAGKSGLGMVSMDGADISDVHYSNVTLSGVSSPIMEKIGNRLRCGGTPTAGHISNVTFTNVTGSGVASPQYSPTLWGLDAAHRITGVTFDGVNLTLPGGSGAVGTGVPSDNGDYNPNSIGTRPAYGWYLHNVDGIQFTDSSVRLAADDARPAVIANAAGTVGFNGFTVQRGSKSPYDFGFQNVSGYCVANSKTTAGGAVKVSSTGSSSTC, from the coding sequence ATGCGAAGATCCATCGTCCGAGTTCTGCGACAGTCCCTGTTTCCGCTGGTGGCGCTGGTGGTCGCGGTTCCCGCGGCAGGCGCGTTCGCCTCGTCCACCGCTCTCGCCGCACCCGCCGCCTCACACCCGGCGACGCAGGCCGCGCTCCCGGTCTTCAACGTGAAGAACTACGGCGCGGCCGGCAACGGCACGCACAACGACACGTCCGCGATCAACAAGGCCATCGTGGCCGCGAACGCCGCGAGCGGCGGCGGCGTCGTCGAGGTCCCGTCGGGCACGTACCTGTCGGCGAACTCGATCCACATGCTGAGCAACGTCACCATCCAGCTGGACGCGGGCTCGACGATCGTCGGGTCGGGCGCCAAGACCTACGACGCGCCCGAGCCCAACCCGTACGACAAGTACCAGGACTACGGACACAGCCACTTCCACGACGCCATGATCTGGGGCGACAAGCTCTCGAACATCGGCTTCACCGGCTCCGGCACCATCGACGGCGGCGGCCACCTGGTCCCCGGCACCCCGGCGAGCGGCCAGGCCGACAAGATCATCTCCCTGACCCGCTGCACCGGGCTCACGCTCAGCGGCATCACGCTGCGCCGCGGGGGCCACTTCGGGGCACTGGTCAACGGCTGCACCAACGTGGTCTCCGACCACCTGACCATCGCCACCACCGGCAACCGCGACGGCTGGAACATCATCTCCACCACGAACGTCACCATCACGAACATCAAGATCGCGTCCAACGACGACGCGCTGGTCTTCAAGAGCGACTGGGCCCTGGGCAAGACGCTGCCCAGCGGCCACGTCTCGGTGGACGGCGCGGTGCTGTCCTCGCAGTGTTGCAACGCCCTGATGTTCGGCTCGGAGACCTGCGGCCCCTTCACGGACTACACGTTCAACCACATCACGATCACCGGCGCCGGCAAGTCCGGGCTCGGGATGGTGAGCATGGACGGCGCGGACATCTCCGACGTGCACTACTCGAACGTCACACTATCCGGGGTCAGCTCCCCGATCATGGAGAAGATCGGGAACCGACTGCGCTGCGGCGGCACACCGACCGCGGGGCACATCTCGAACGTCACCTTCACGAACGTCACCGGCTCCGGCGTCGCGTCGCCGCAGTACAGCCCGACGCTGTGGGGCCTGGACGCCGCGCACCGGATCACCGGCGTCACGTTCGACGGCGTGAACCTGACGCTGCCCGGCGGCAGCGGCGCGGTCGGCACCGGCGTGCCGAGCGACAACGGCGACTACAACCCGAACAGCATCGGGACGCGGCCGGCGTACGGCTGGTACCTGCACAACGTGGACGGCATCCAGTTCACCGACAGCTCCGTCCGCCTCGCCGCGGACGACGCCCGCCCGGCGGTCATCGCGAACGCGGCCGGGACGGTGGGGTTCAACGGGTTCACGGTGCAGCGCGGGAGTAAGAGTCCTTACGACTTCGGGTTCCAGAACGTGTCCGGGTACTGCGTCGCGAACAGTAAGACGACGGCCGGCGGCGCGGTGAAGGTCAGCAGTACGGGGTCGAGTTCGACCTGCTGA
- a CDS encoding sensor histidine kinase, translated as MLSIHARLFAGFGATLGVAAALMVAIIYLGIRFVPSYDLRPGTPISQADIATMKLEHSTTLPLAHTTVISSKQDVWSAVLFVSVAALLVVTAAGLVAGWILSRRLLAPIHAIGEAAGRAADGHLHDRINATGPPDELKRLADTFDTMLARLEESFAAHQRFAATASHELLTPLTTTRAILQVTESECSGEELAELAPMLRATNERSIAVVTALLQLAAADRMLPDEEPVDVSALVAETVAETVAEQRDTVATRRITVDVDTEPECLVPGNAALLRQLIANLVGNALAYNVEGGRVGVMVDLRADDAVLTVRNTGPRIEADAVERLFEPFQRAQPRVGSDRSGHGLGLAIVRSITKAHGGIVTASALPEGGLAVRVTIPVGR; from the coding sequence GTGCTGAGCATCCACGCGCGCCTGTTCGCCGGTTTCGGCGCGACGCTCGGCGTCGCGGCGGCGCTGATGGTCGCGATCATCTACCTGGGCATCCGGTTCGTGCCGAGCTACGACCTGCGGCCCGGCACCCCCATCAGCCAGGCGGACATCGCCACGATGAAGCTGGAGCACTCCACGACGCTGCCGCTGGCGCACACGACCGTGATCAGCAGCAAACAGGACGTGTGGTCGGCGGTGCTGTTCGTCTCGGTCGCCGCGCTCCTGGTGGTGACCGCCGCGGGCCTGGTGGCCGGCTGGATCCTCTCCCGCCGCCTGCTGGCCCCGATCCACGCCATCGGCGAGGCCGCGGGCCGGGCGGCCGACGGGCATCTGCACGACCGGATCAACGCCACCGGTCCGCCGGACGAGCTGAAGCGGCTGGCCGACACGTTCGACACGATGCTGGCCCGGCTGGAGGAGTCGTTCGCGGCGCATCAGCGCTTCGCGGCGACCGCGTCGCACGAGCTGCTGACGCCGCTGACGACGACGCGCGCGATCCTGCAGGTCACGGAGAGCGAGTGCAGCGGTGAGGAGTTGGCCGAGCTCGCGCCGATGCTACGTGCCACCAACGAGCGGAGCATCGCGGTGGTCACCGCGCTGCTCCAGCTCGCCGCCGCCGACCGGATGCTGCCGGACGAGGAGCCGGTCGACGTGAGCGCACTGGTCGCCGAGACGGTGGCAGAGACCGTGGCCGAGCAGCGGGACACCGTTGCCACGCGGCGGATCACGGTCGATGTCGACACCGAACCGGAGTGCCTGGTCCCGGGGAACGCCGCGCTGCTGCGGCAGCTGATCGCCAACCTGGTGGGGAACGCGCTGGCGTACAACGTCGAGGGCGGTCGGGTCGGCGTGATGGTCGATCTGCGCGCCGACGACGCGGTGCTGACGGTCCGGAACACCGGTCCGCGGATCGAGGCCGACGCGGTGGAGCGGCTTTTCGAGCCGTTCCAGCGGGCCCAGCCGCGGGTCGGCAGTGATCGGTCCGGGCACGGGCTGGGGCTGGCGATCGTGCGGTCCATCACGAAGGCGCACGGTGGGATCGTGACGGCGAGCGCCCTTCCCGAGGGTGGGCTGGCGGTGCGGGTCACGATTCCGGTGGGCCGCTGA
- a CDS encoding response regulator transcription factor, with translation MRILVVEDEEYLARVLEIGLRREAMTVDVEHDGAQALARLAVQDYDAVVLDRDLPGLHGDEVCRRLVGMDPGCRILMLTAAGRLGDKVEGLGLGADDYLTKPFDFPELVARLRALYRRGPVLHAPVLTFQDLAFDTHRRHVTRAGSEVRLAPKELVVLELLLRADRGVVTTEELLDKAWDDLADPGPNAVRLVVHTLRRKLGEPQLVQTVVNSGYRLGLA, from the coding sequence GTGCGAATTCTGGTGGTCGAGGACGAGGAGTACCTGGCGCGGGTCCTGGAGATAGGACTGCGCCGGGAGGCGATGACGGTCGACGTGGAGCACGACGGCGCGCAGGCCCTGGCGCGGCTCGCGGTCCAGGACTACGACGCCGTCGTGCTCGACCGCGACCTGCCGGGCCTGCACGGCGACGAGGTCTGCCGGCGGCTGGTCGGCATGGACCCCGGATGCCGGATCCTGATGCTGACCGCGGCCGGGCGGCTCGGCGACAAGGTCGAGGGGCTGGGCCTGGGCGCCGACGACTACCTGACCAAGCCCTTCGACTTCCCGGAGCTGGTCGCCCGGCTGCGTGCGCTGTATCGGCGCGGGCCGGTGCTGCACGCTCCGGTCCTGACGTTCCAGGACCTCGCCTTCGACACGCATCGGCGGCACGTCACGCGCGCCGGCTCGGAGGTCCGGCTGGCGCCGAAGGAGTTGGTAGTGCTGGAGCTGCTGCTGCGCGCCGACCGGGGCGTCGTCACGACCGAGGAGTTGCTGGACAAGGCCTGGGACGACCTCGCCGATCCGGGTCCGAACGCGGTGCGGCTGGTCGTGCACACGTTGCGGAGGAAGCTCGGCGAGCCGCAGCTCGTGCAGACGGTCGTCAACTCCGGCTATCGGCTGGGCCTGGCGTGA